In Pelmatolapia mariae isolate MD_Pm_ZW linkage group LG13, Pm_UMD_F_2, whole genome shotgun sequence, a genomic segment contains:
- the flrt3 gene encoding leucine-rich repeat transmembrane protein FLRT3, translating into MVRQCKSFVLFLIRIGLLLGLANPLVTSASCPSSCRCDGTFIYCNDRGLTSIPTGIPQDATVLFLQNNRIKSSGIPAELRRLIKVEKIYLYCNNLDEFPTNLPLGLKELHLQENNIRMITHASLAQIPYIEELHLDDNSVSAVSIEEGAFRDSNHLRLLFLSRNHLSTIPLGLPMSIEELRFDDNRISTISEQSLQDLINLKRLILDGNLLNNRGIGEMAFINLINLTELSLVRNSLTMPPANLPGTSLEKLQLQDNHINRVPPGAFAFLRQLYRLDLSGNNLSSLPQGVFEDLDNLTQLLLRNNPWQCTCKMKWVRDWLRSLPSKVNVRGFMCQGPDKVKGMAIKDLTTDMFDCTDSELFSTYETSTVSNTLRPSQPQWPVFVTRRPIIKGPDISKNYHSTTTSSGRKIITISVKSSSADTIHISWRVSQPMTALRLSWLKLGHSPAFGSITETIVQGERTEYLLTALEPESSYRICMVPMETSNSYLSDETPVCIETETGSHKSYHPTTTLNREQEKEPYKNSSLPLAAIIGGAVALLAIIMLALVCWYVHRNGSLFSRNCTYNKGRRRKDDYAEAGTKKDNSILEIRETSFQMIPINHLPVSKEEFVIHTIFPPNGLSLYKSPHNDNSINNRSYRDSGIPDSDHSHS; encoded by the coding sequence ATGGTGCGTCAGTGCAAGTCCTTCGTCCTCTTCCTCATCAGGATCGGGCTGCTGCTGGGTCTTGCTAACCCCTTGGTGACCTCTGCCTCATGTCCCTCAAGTTGCCGCTGCGATGGGACCTTTATCTACTGTAATGACCGTGGCCTGACTTCCATCCCTACTGGTATACCCCAGGACGCTACAGTGCTGTTTCTGCAAAACAATCGCATTAAGAGTTCGGGCATTCCTGCAGAGCTTCGAAGGCTCATAAAGGTGGAGAAGATCTACCTTTACTGCAATAATCTGGATGAGTTTCCTACTAACCTTCCCCTTGGGCTAAAAGAGCTCCACCTTCAGGAGAACAACATTCGGATGATTACCCATGCCTCTTTAGCTCAAATTCCCTACATCGAAGAACTGCACCTGGATGATAACTCTGTATCAGCAGTCAGCATAGAGGAGGGGGCCTTCAGGGACAGTAATCATCTCCGACTGCTTTTTCTTTCCAGAAACCACCTTAGCACCATCCCTTTAGGCCTGCCTATGAGCATTGAGGAGCTACGCTTTGACGACAACCGCATCTCCACCATCTCAGAGCAATCGCTGCAAGATCTCATCAACCTGAAACGACTAATCCTGGATGGTAACCTGCTCAACAACCGTGGGATTGGCGAGATGGCTTTCATCAACCTGATCAACTTGACTGAACTTTCGCTGGTGAGGAACTCCCTCACTATGCCGCCAGCCAATCTGCCAGGCACCAGTTTGGAGAAGCTGCAGCTACAAGATAATCATATTAATCGGGTTCCACCTGGGGCTTTTGCCTTCCTTAGACAGCTGTATCGCCTGGACCTTTCTGGTAACAACCTGAGCAGCCTCCCACAGGGTGTATTTGAAGATCTGGACAATCTCACACAGCTCCTGTTGCGCAACAACCCCTGGCAATGCACCTGCAAGATGAAATGGGTGCGTGACTGGTTGCGGTCATTGCCATCTAAGGTGAACGTACGGGGTTTCATGTGCCAGGGTCCTGATAAGGTCAAAGGGATGGCGATTAAAGACCTAACTACAGATATGTTTGACTGCACAGATTCAGAGCTCTTCTCCACATACGAGACGAGCACAGTCTCCAACACTCTACGCCCATCACAGCCCCAGTGGCCCGTGTTTGTGACTAGGAGGCCTATAATAAAAGGGCCTGACATCAGTAAAAATTACCACAGCACTACCACCTCTTCAGGCAGAAAGATCATCACCATCAGTGTGAAGTCAAGTAGTGCAGATACCATACACATATCATGGAGGGTGTCGCAACCCATGACTGCCCTGCGGCTCAGCTGGCTAAAGCTGGGGCACAGCCCTGCCTTTGGTTCTATTACTGAAACCATTGTGCAGGGGGAGAGAACAGAGTATCTGCTCACGGCGCTGGAGCCAGAGTCTTCCTATAGAATATGCATGGTTCCCATGGAGACCAGCAACAGTTACCTGTCTGACGAGACCCCCGTTTGCATCGAGACAGAGACTGGCTCTCACAAGTCATACCACCCGACTACAACTTTAAACAGAGAACAGGAGAAGGAGCCTTACAAAAATTCCAGTCTGCCTTTGGCTGCTATCATTGGAGGGGCTGTGGCTCTTTTGGCAATAATCATGTTGGCGCTGGTGTGTTGGTACGTCCATAGGAATGGTTCACTTTTTTCCAGGAACTGCACCTATAACAAAGGCCGTCGGAGAAAGGATGACTATGCTGAGGCTGGCACTAAAAAGGACAACTCCATCCTAGAAATACGAGAAACTTCTTTTCAGATGATACCTATAAATCACCTGCCTGTGTCCAAGGAGGAATTTGTGATACACACAATTTTCCCACCTAATGGCCTGAGTTTATACAAAAGTCCACATAATGACAACAGTATTAACAACAGGAGCTACAGAGACAGTGGAATACCAGATTCAGACCATTCCCATTCATGA